In a single window of the Renibacterium salmoninarum ATCC 33209 genome:
- the otsA gene encoding alpha,alpha-trehalose-phosphate synthase (UDP-forming), producing MPATERTKPISNKAKNKVKKGGEFDFIVVSNRLPVDRIQTEDGSDDWRRSPGGLVTALVPIMAKSDGAWVGWHGAAGEELEAFAHDGMHLIPVELSHEEIELYYEGFANATLWPLYHDVIAPPEFHRTWWESYRTVNQRFADMVAHSAAPGATVWVQDYQLQLVPKYLRELRPDLRIGFFNHIPFPPLEIYAQLPWRRTILEGLLGADLIGFQRNNDASNFLRCVRRFVNATVRQNQVQVGEHTARAEAFPISIDMAQISALAAKLEVQERAAQIRRDLGNPKTILLGVDRLDYTKGIQHRLKAFGELLADGRLTVEDATLIQVASPSRERVESYRLLREDVEGAVGRINGTYDTIQNTAVRYLHHSYPLPEMVALYLAADVMLVTALRDGMNLVAKEYVATRTDNTGALVLSEFTGAADQLRQAILINPHDIDGLKDSIMTAINLSRSEAGRRMRLMRRQILDHDVERWSQEFLDKLRSGL from the coding sequence GTGCCAGCGACGGAACGAACCAAACCGATCAGCAACAAAGCAAAGAACAAGGTCAAAAAAGGCGGCGAATTCGACTTCATTGTCGTTTCGAATAGATTGCCAGTAGACCGGATACAAACTGAAGACGGTAGTGATGATTGGCGCCGCTCACCGGGCGGGCTAGTTACTGCGCTCGTACCGATTATGGCGAAGTCCGATGGCGCCTGGGTGGGCTGGCATGGTGCAGCGGGTGAAGAACTTGAGGCCTTCGCCCATGACGGAATGCATTTGATTCCGGTGGAATTGAGCCACGAGGAAATTGAGCTTTATTACGAAGGCTTCGCCAACGCCACGCTATGGCCGCTCTACCACGACGTCATTGCACCACCGGAATTTCACCGTACTTGGTGGGAGTCATATCGGACCGTCAACCAGCGGTTCGCGGACATGGTTGCCCATTCAGCTGCTCCCGGCGCCACCGTCTGGGTTCAGGACTACCAGCTCCAGCTGGTGCCGAAGTACCTTCGCGAACTCCGCCCGGATTTGAGAATAGGTTTTTTCAACCATATTCCCTTTCCACCGCTGGAGATTTATGCACAACTTCCCTGGCGCCGGACCATTCTTGAAGGTCTGCTTGGCGCTGACCTGATCGGGTTTCAGCGCAATAACGACGCTAGCAACTTCTTACGCTGTGTTCGACGCTTCGTGAACGCCACCGTGCGTCAAAATCAGGTACAGGTTGGTGAACATACCGCCAGGGCCGAAGCCTTTCCCATCTCCATCGATATGGCACAAATCTCCGCGCTGGCGGCGAAACTCGAAGTCCAGGAACGTGCGGCGCAAATCCGACGTGATTTGGGTAATCCTAAGACGATTCTGCTGGGCGTGGATCGACTGGATTACACCAAAGGAATCCAACATCGACTTAAAGCGTTTGGTGAACTTCTCGCCGACGGTCGACTCACGGTGGAAGACGCCACCCTTATTCAAGTCGCCAGTCCCAGTCGCGAGCGGGTAGAAAGCTATCGCTTGCTTCGCGAGGATGTTGAGGGCGCCGTCGGCAGAATCAACGGCACCTATGACACAATTCAAAATACGGCAGTGCGCTACCTCCACCACAGCTATCCACTGCCGGAGATGGTTGCGCTCTATCTCGCTGCCGACGTCATGCTAGTCACTGCATTACGTGATGGCATGAATTTGGTGGCCAAAGAGTATGTCGCAACCCGAACAGACAACACCGGAGCGCTCGTCCTAAGCGAATTCACCGGAGCCGCCGATCAATTGCGGCAAGCGATCCTGATTAATCCGCATGATATTGACGGGCTCAAAGACTCGATTATGACGGCGATCAACCTCAGCCGGTCAGAAGCCGGGCGACGGATGCGTCTCATGCGGCGGCAGATTCTGGACCATGACGTTGAGCGATGGTCTCAGGAGTTCTTGGACAAACTGAGGTCAGGGCTTTGA
- a CDS encoding DsbA family protein codes for MSPENHPKISKAERTAAAREQARLIREAEAKKQKRNSWLIRGGVLVAAIAVIAVVALIVVTTMRNNAPIPSSGAVPANMNTYGGFSVGKDLKPIAPTNSASTVDADSVSPKPTPQVTPTPELGNVGIAAAASGQPVSVVIYLDFLCLFCKTFETSNGDALKQLAKDGKISLEYRPTGLLDQNSTTNYSSRAAAASAAVANTAPDKYLDFFAKLYENQPAEGGAGLSNDQLKQYAKDLGVNIDTAVEDKTYRPYVSYATALSLAKGGVTGTPTAYIDGQVFKSQTQDFSDFKTTLQTAIDAKK; via the coding sequence ATGAGTCCAGAGAATCACCCGAAGATAAGCAAGGCTGAGCGAACTGCGGCTGCGCGTGAACAAGCACGATTGATCCGCGAAGCTGAAGCTAAAAAGCAGAAGCGCAATAGCTGGTTGATTCGTGGCGGCGTTCTGGTGGCCGCTATCGCTGTGATCGCGGTTGTGGCGCTAATTGTGGTAACCACAATGCGAAACAATGCACCAATTCCCAGCAGCGGCGCCGTGCCAGCGAACATGAACACCTATGGCGGATTCAGTGTTGGCAAAGACCTGAAGCCAATCGCGCCGACCAACTCGGCCAGCACCGTTGATGCTGATTCAGTCTCACCGAAGCCGACGCCGCAGGTAACGCCCACTCCGGAGCTCGGCAATGTGGGTATTGCTGCCGCGGCCTCAGGCCAGCCAGTAAGCGTAGTAATCTATCTCGATTTCCTTTGCCTGTTCTGCAAGACCTTTGAGACGAGCAACGGTGATGCGCTCAAGCAGCTAGCCAAGGACGGAAAGATCAGCCTTGAATACCGTCCAACGGGGTTGCTTGATCAAAACAGCACCACGAACTACTCTTCACGAGCGGCTGCTGCTTCGGCTGCGGTAGCAAACACTGCGCCGGATAAGTACCTTGATTTCTTCGCGAAACTGTATGAGAATCAACCCGCTGAAGGCGGCGCTGGCCTGAGTAACGATCAGCTCAAGCAGTACGCCAAAGATCTGGGCGTAAACATTGATACGGCGGTGGAGGATAAAACTTACCGTCCGTACGTGAGTTATGCGACGGCTCTTTCGCTTGCCAAGGGTGGCGTGACTGGTACGCCAACCGCTTACATCGATGGTCAAGTCTTCAAGTCTCAGACGCAAGATTTCTCTGATTTCAAGACCACGCTGCAGACCGCCATCGACGCCAAGAAGTAA
- a CDS encoding DsbA family protein, which translates to MGERWKTRTHRKCLKAERTAAAREQARLVREAEVRRRKRNGWLIRGGVLVASVAVLAVVALIVLTTMRNNAPIADRGPVPASSNAFGGMVFAKDNALVKPTSALTEVDKNALPAAPTSKPTAAIDPDKIGIAAAPVGQPIQVVAYVDFICEYCKAFESANASVLKKFQDQGNITLEYRPAGLLDGASTTNYSSRSAAAAACVADSAPEKYFDFFTSLYKNQPAESGPGLSNDQLKKYAKDVGADIGSCLDAGTYRPLVQYMTSQALAHGISSTPTVFVDGKPYNSKVQGFADFEPFVQSVIDAKK; encoded by the coding sequence TTGGGGGAACGATGGAAGACCAGAACACACCGAAAATGTCTCAAGGCGGAGCGGACGGCTGCGGCGCGCGAGCAGGCGCGGCTGGTCCGTGAAGCCGAGGTCAGACGGCGTAAACGCAATGGTTGGTTGATTCGTGGCGGTGTTCTTGTCGCGAGTGTTGCGGTGCTTGCTGTTGTGGCGCTGATTGTTCTGACCACAATGCGAAATAACGCGCCGATCGCTGATCGAGGACCAGTGCCGGCCAGCAGCAATGCCTTTGGCGGCATGGTTTTCGCTAAAGATAATGCCTTGGTGAAACCTACCTCGGCACTCACCGAGGTGGACAAGAACGCGTTACCTGCGGCGCCGACGTCGAAACCAACGGCCGCAATTGACCCAGATAAGATCGGCATCGCAGCTGCTCCGGTGGGGCAGCCCATCCAAGTCGTGGCGTATGTCGATTTCATCTGCGAATACTGCAAGGCGTTCGAGTCAGCGAATGCCTCTGTGCTGAAGAAGTTCCAGGATCAGGGCAACATCACCTTGGAGTACCGGCCCGCTGGTTTGCTCGACGGTGCCTCGACGACGAATTACTCCTCACGCTCGGCGGCGGCCGCTGCTTGTGTTGCCGATTCTGCGCCAGAGAAGTATTTCGATTTCTTCACCTCGCTTTACAAGAATCAGCCGGCCGAAAGCGGGCCCGGCCTGAGCAACGATCAACTTAAGAAATACGCCAAGGATGTGGGAGCCGACATTGGCTCCTGCTTAGATGCTGGAACGTATCGCCCCTTGGTGCAATACATGACTAGCCAGGCCTTAGCGCACGGCATTTCATCGACTCCGACGGTGTTTGTAGACGGAAAACCTTACAACTCCAAAGTCCAGGGGTTTGCCGATTTTGAGCCGTTTGTGCAGAGTGTGATTGACGCTAAGAAGTAG
- a CDS encoding excalibur calcium-binding domain-containing protein yields the protein MVLVSALGFGRGFAGFLLILAILTFVLALGAFIAGSGRWIWLANRAQAGFAAGGALLVLIISLTVAAITVPSAHEAAALPPASVSSSSSTSSTSPPASSARPSTTPSAAITSAEPVPLVQPPVTPAPAIQPPVQPVPVQPVPPPVQQPVPQQPASVYYPNCDTARAAGVAPLHRGDAGYRPELDRDNDGIACEPKPKGKK from the coding sequence ATGGTTTTAGTATCTGCTTTGGGCTTTGGCCGGGGTTTTGCTGGTTTCTTGCTGATCCTTGCGATTCTGACTTTTGTGCTCGCGCTTGGTGCCTTTATCGCCGGAAGCGGCCGCTGGATCTGGCTCGCGAATAGAGCGCAGGCGGGTTTTGCTGCAGGCGGCGCATTGCTCGTGCTGATCATTTCCCTCACTGTTGCCGCAATCACGGTGCCCTCTGCGCATGAAGCAGCAGCGTTACCTCCAGCCAGCGTCTCATCATCAAGCTCCACAAGCTCAACCTCACCGCCAGCAAGTTCTGCTCGTCCGTCAACAACGCCGTCTGCCGCAATAACCTCCGCCGAGCCGGTTCCGCTAGTTCAGCCGCCAGTTACTCCGGCGCCGGCTATCCAACCGCCGGTGCAGCCAGTCCCCGTCCAACCTGTGCCGCCGCCGGTTCAGCAACCTGTGCCGCAACAGCCAGCTAGCGTCTATTACCCGAATTGTGACACGGCCAGAGCAGCGGGGGTTGCACCGTTACATCGAGGAGATGCGGGTTATCGTCCCGAACTCGATCGTGACAACGACGGCATCGCCTGCGAGCCGAAACCCAAGGGCAAAAAGTAG
- a CDS encoding MFS transporter, translating to MVVIRAIAGIGLGAPYPVADSYLQEILPKLHRGWLASWAYTISFLAVPFVGFLALGLTSPQNLGDNGWRWLLVLGGLGGLLALFVKGSLIESPRWLAAMGRWDEAKIALTAFAEGAEVRVDPIRIDHRVVSSAAKKGSLSARWQQLRKPMYAKRLAMLSTFHLFQTFGYYGFSVLSTLVLLSHGETTQNSLLFTALALLGYPTGSLISTPLIQAFSRRVLLIGSMAAMALSGLGFALGPSSTLIIAFGFLIVLANNVFSNVYHIYQAEIFPTEARVTAVGWGYSVSRLSTAALPFVLLPVLDNWGPPAAFSIVAAALLIACSSIVLFGPKTANRSLAEINPS from the coding sequence TTGGTAGTCATTCGAGCCATCGCTGGCATCGGCCTGGGGGCACCGTATCCGGTTGCTGATTCATACCTACAGGAGATCCTGCCGAAATTACACCGGGGCTGGCTGGCAAGTTGGGCCTATACGATTTCGTTTCTTGCAGTCCCCTTCGTAGGGTTCTTGGCTCTAGGACTTACAAGTCCGCAGAACCTAGGCGACAACGGCTGGCGCTGGCTATTGGTTCTAGGCGGCCTTGGCGGGCTACTCGCACTTTTTGTCAAAGGCAGCCTGATCGAATCGCCACGCTGGTTGGCCGCAATGGGACGCTGGGATGAAGCCAAGATTGCTTTGACAGCATTTGCAGAGGGTGCAGAAGTCCGCGTCGATCCGATTCGCATCGATCATCGCGTAGTGTCCTCGGCCGCGAAGAAGGGTTCGCTTTCTGCCCGCTGGCAGCAACTTCGCAAGCCGATGTATGCCAAGCGCTTGGCGATGCTTTCCACCTTTCACCTCTTCCAAACATTCGGTTACTACGGCTTCAGCGTGCTTTCCACCTTGGTCTTACTCAGTCATGGCGAGACTACGCAAAATTCGTTGCTGTTCACTGCGCTGGCGTTATTGGGTTACCCCACCGGGTCTTTGATTTCCACACCGCTTATTCAAGCGTTCAGTCGCCGAGTTCTGCTCATAGGTTCAATGGCAGCGATGGCATTATCGGGCCTAGGTTTCGCGCTGGGCCCGAGCTCAACACTGATCATCGCCTTTGGCTTCCTGATCGTGTTAGCAAACAACGTGTTCTCAAACGTTTACCACATCTATCAAGCCGAAATATTTCCCACCGAGGCTCGTGTCACGGCCGTCGGCTGGGGGTATTCAGTCTCTCGGCTCAGCACTGCCGCTTTGCCTTTTGTCTTGTTGCCGGTGCTGGATAATTGGGGACCGCCGGCAGCATTTTCAATTGTCGCCGCAGCGTTGCTGATCGCTTGCTCTTCAATCGTGCTCTTTGGACCTAAAACTGCAAACAGAAGCCTGGCCGAGATCAATCCCAGCTGA
- a CDS encoding major facilitator transporter, whose product MANSESNFAHDSALQGSTIEEQLERMPVGRTHWRVVIAIGIGLFFDLYGIFLSSTISQCMKTSFIISEKAELSALLAGTFIGMFVGSAVIGGIADRIGRKKAFIFNLLWYSIWSIVAAFRPLFGSW is encoded by the coding sequence TTGGCAAATTCAGAGTCGAACTTTGCCCATGATTCCGCTCTTCAAGGAAGCACCATCGAAGAGCAGCTTGAACGGATGCCCGTAGGGCGGACGCACTGGCGCGTCGTCATTGCCATCGGGATTGGTTTGTTTTTCGATCTTTATGGCATTTTCTTGAGCAGCACAATCAGCCAATGCATGAAGACAAGCTTCATCATTAGCGAAAAAGCGGAACTGAGCGCGCTTCTTGCCGGGACTTTTATCGGCATGTTCGTAGGATCTGCCGTGATTGGCGGAATTGCCGACCGGATCGGACGCAAAAAGGCTTTTATTTTTAACCTGCTTTGGTACTCGATTTGGTCGATCGTCGCAGCCTTTCGCCCTCTTTTTGGATCTTGGTAG
- a CDS encoding ABC transporter transmembrane domain-containing protein, whose protein sequence is MPVLIFWLAVVGLVFLFLSLSYRFGARRSIINKQGIAHDLRIQLLSRELQGKNRGTHKTAGELLSIASSDTHRVGDFAGTVSFGMAAIAIIVFAAWRLFTTSWLLALVVLLGAPLLLALVSLLSRKFEGHSAQEQEAAAVTASLATDYLKGLRTLKALGAVQNASVRYQDQSQIAKSYAVRAAGSLSVLSGLTVFINGIYLAAIALIGGNLAIAGQMSIGDLVAGLGLAQLLLGPLQALSSTGSLAGQARASAARISAVLDAKVPAQPQRGAKQRHHSSEIIGLVGVSVATPTASTDFVESLRHEFGSAILIDAHHTVLFNGTLRQNVALAAGAKDHVAAAIAAAALADVIESLPEGLDSGIGDDGQWLSGGQRQRVDLARALAANPEILVLQDPTSAVDSVTEADIAQGIKTMRSGQTTVLMTDSPALLAVCDRVIRL, encoded by the coding sequence GTGCCGGTTCTGATCTTCTGGCTGGCCGTCGTCGGGCTGGTATTCCTTTTCCTTTCACTGAGTTATCGGTTCGGTGCCCGGCGCAGCATCATCAATAAGCAAGGCATCGCGCACGATCTTCGGATCCAATTACTAAGCCGCGAACTTCAAGGCAAGAACCGCGGCACTCATAAGACCGCGGGTGAGTTGCTCAGTATTGCTAGCTCGGACACTCATCGGGTTGGTGATTTTGCTGGCACGGTGTCTTTTGGCATGGCCGCAATAGCAATTATTGTCTTTGCAGCCTGGCGGTTGTTCACTACTTCATGGTTGCTCGCGTTGGTGGTGTTGCTCGGGGCGCCACTGCTGCTGGCTCTGGTGAGTCTGCTGTCCCGAAAGTTCGAGGGCCACAGCGCGCAAGAGCAAGAAGCAGCTGCGGTAACAGCCTCGCTAGCTACCGATTATCTTAAAGGTCTGCGCACGCTTAAAGCGCTGGGAGCGGTGCAAAACGCGTCAGTGCGCTATCAAGATCAGTCCCAAATAGCCAAATCATATGCGGTTCGAGCTGCGGGCAGTCTTTCAGTCCTTAGCGGCCTCACCGTTTTCATCAACGGGATATATCTTGCCGCGATCGCTTTGATCGGCGGGAACCTGGCTATTGCCGGACAGATGAGCATCGGTGACTTGGTTGCCGGGCTGGGACTGGCCCAGTTACTTCTTGGGCCGTTGCAGGCATTATCGAGCACCGGAAGTCTGGCTGGGCAAGCACGAGCCTCGGCAGCGAGGATCAGTGCGGTGCTCGATGCGAAAGTGCCCGCACAGCCCCAGCGCGGAGCGAAACAGCGACACCATAGTAGCGAGATCATTGGCTTGGTCGGCGTATCTGTGGCAACGCCAACGGCATCAACGGACTTTGTCGAGTCACTTCGGCACGAATTCGGTTCGGCAATTCTCATTGACGCGCATCACACCGTGTTGTTCAACGGCACGCTGAGGCAGAACGTTGCCCTTGCAGCTGGCGCGAAAGACCACGTGGCAGCCGCTATTGCCGCTGCTGCGCTCGCCGATGTCATCGAGTCGCTTCCTGAAGGTTTGGACTCTGGGATAGGCGACGACGGTCAATGGCTCTCTGGCGGCCAGCGACAGCGAGTTGACTTGGCTCGTGCGCTCGCAGCGAACCCCGAAATATTAGTTTTGCAGGACCCAACCTCAGCCGTCGATTCAGTGACCGAAGCGGATATAGCGCAGGGAATTAAGACCATGCGTTCGGGGCAGACCACAGTACTCATGACAGATAGTCCCGCATTATTGGCGGTATGTGACCGGGTGATTCGACTATGA
- a CDS encoding ABC transporter ATP-binding protein, protein MLFASASALAVPLGVGLIVDVVTGVRPKEYFFWAIAALVLAAALGGVCTWLGGKFMAKFSENALAQLRQKVLAHALRIPLGRIEKAGAGDLISRVSTDVERVSIAAQGGLAQFVSAGLSITLTALGLATLDYRFALAGLCAVPIQAWTLWRYLRKSAPIYTEQRLAEGERAQEIVQSHHGRSTIETFGVVAQFMSRVSASSQRTVSLERSATRVLTIFFGRLNFAELIGLGAILATGFFLVSSNQVSLGARAAAALFFSQLFNPINVVLGLFDVVQQAGSALTRLVGVLQVAVPTQPGLAANSTDPSAAATISVQQLTVSDRAGHPVLHQVSLEVAAGEHVAIVGSSGAGKSTLGSAINGDRETDSGRILLRGIPLANLGEAQLRLSVASVSQKTYVFSGTLADDLRLAKPTATDADLLGALQTVGAQDWVLALPEGLATSVGSGGRQLNAAQEQQLALPRLALVGPGVVILDEATAEDTANSRDLERAAAKVIQGKTAILIAHRLSQAATADRVVMMSEGRIVEVGTHEELLAAGGRYCTLWHAWAASTQESA, encoded by the coding sequence CTGTTATTCGCTTCAGCCTCGGCGCTTGCGGTACCACTCGGAGTCGGTTTGATTGTCGACGTCGTCACCGGTGTGAGACCGAAAGAATATTTCTTCTGGGCAATCGCCGCCTTAGTTCTCGCCGCCGCACTGGGCGGAGTCTGTACCTGGCTCGGTGGGAAATTCATGGCGAAATTCAGTGAAAACGCGCTGGCGCAGCTTCGCCAGAAAGTGTTGGCGCATGCGCTCAGAATTCCGCTGGGTCGAATTGAGAAGGCCGGCGCCGGTGATTTGATTTCCCGGGTCAGCACCGACGTCGAGCGGGTATCGATCGCTGCCCAAGGCGGACTGGCACAGTTTGTCTCCGCGGGGCTATCGATTACTTTGACGGCGCTGGGACTTGCCACCTTGGATTATCGATTCGCACTAGCTGGTCTGTGTGCGGTGCCAATTCAAGCGTGGACGCTATGGCGATACTTGCGTAAGTCTGCGCCGATCTATACCGAGCAACGCCTCGCCGAAGGTGAGCGTGCCCAAGAAATTGTGCAAAGCCACCACGGCCGCAGCACCATTGAAACCTTTGGGGTGGTGGCGCAGTTCATGTCGCGAGTGTCGGCAAGCTCGCAGCGCACCGTCAGCTTGGAGCGCTCGGCGACGCGAGTTCTCACGATCTTCTTTGGCAGGCTTAACTTTGCCGAACTCATTGGTCTCGGAGCGATTCTGGCAACTGGTTTCTTCCTTGTCAGTAGCAATCAGGTGAGCCTTGGAGCTCGCGCGGCGGCAGCGTTGTTCTTTTCGCAGCTCTTCAACCCGATCAACGTTGTGCTTGGCCTGTTCGACGTCGTCCAGCAAGCCGGTTCCGCGTTGACTAGGTTGGTAGGGGTCCTGCAGGTAGCTGTGCCCACTCAGCCAGGTTTAGCAGCGAACTCAACGGATCCGTCCGCAGCCGCGACAATTTCGGTTCAACAGCTGACCGTGAGTGACCGGGCCGGGCATCCGGTGCTACATCAAGTAAGCCTTGAAGTGGCAGCTGGCGAGCATGTTGCGATCGTTGGCAGCAGCGGCGCGGGCAAAAGCACCTTGGGCTCGGCCATCAACGGAGATCGCGAAACGGATTCTGGCAGGATTCTGCTGCGCGGCATTCCGCTGGCAAATCTGGGTGAGGCGCAATTGCGGCTTTCAGTCGCCTCCGTCAGTCAAAAGACGTATGTTTTTTCGGGCACATTGGCAGATGATTTGCGATTAGCTAAGCCCACGGCAACTGACGCGGACTTGTTAGGCGCCCTGCAAACGGTTGGTGCGCAAGATTGGGTGTTGGCACTGCCAGAAGGTCTAGCGACGAGCGTAGGGTCGGGCGGGCGGCAGCTCAATGCCGCCCAAGAACAGCAACTTGCGCTGCCTCGCTTAGCGCTGGTTGGCCCTGGTGTGGTTATTTTGGATGAAGCCACAGCCGAAGATACCGCAAACTCACGCGACCTAGAACGGGCTGCAGCCAAGGTGATTCAAGGTAAGACGGCAATTCTCATTGCCCATCGATTATCGCAAGCCGCTACTGCGGATCGGGTGGTGATGATGTCTGAGGGGCGGATCGTTGAGGTGGGTACGCACGAGGAGCTGTTGGCCGCTGGCGGCAGGTACTGCACCTTGTGGCATGCCTGGGCGGCATCTACTCAGGAATCGGCGTAG
- a CDS encoding DUF2630 family protein, with translation MNSQEIHEHISTLVEREQELRRVAPSEGESTERASELKSIEVQLDQCWDLLRQRRARIDAGENPNEASLRSVSGVEGYRQ, from the coding sequence ATGAACAGCCAAGAGATCCACGAACACATTTCAACTCTCGTAGAGCGCGAGCAAGAGCTGCGCCGTGTTGCACCTTCTGAGGGTGAGTCCACCGAGCGGGCTTCCGAATTGAAGAGCATTGAAGTTCAACTAGATCAGTGCTGGGATTTATTACGTCAACGCCGGGCCCGGATCGATGCGGGCGAAAACCCCAACGAGGCAAGCCTACGTTCGGTCTCAGGAGTAGAGGGCTACCGGCAGTAG
- a CDS encoding copper homeostasis protein CutC, which translates to MTAQVPVQPIRAVQLEIAIASASGAAAAQAGGANRVELCSGLELGGLTPSAGLVDACMEAGTLPVNVSLRPRPGDFHYDESELATAEREARMLARQGVAGVVLGALRRDGTIDVPATSRLIAAVLDQSADTVITFHRAIDHVADPIAALKTLAGLNVHRVLSSGQAHRAIDGLAVLKQMKSLNTEVEIMAGGGVRPEDIPVLIGRARIDAVHLSAKISGPSVPASAVALGSADQGDPNRYFITDESLVRSAAENLDK; encoded by the coding sequence ATGACGGCGCAGGTCCCTGTGCAACCAATCCGAGCAGTACAGCTCGAAATCGCCATTGCCTCCGCGTCCGGTGCCGCAGCTGCGCAGGCAGGAGGAGCGAATCGGGTTGAATTGTGCAGTGGGCTAGAGCTCGGCGGGCTGACTCCTTCAGCCGGATTAGTGGACGCCTGCATGGAAGCCGGAACGCTGCCGGTAAACGTTTCGCTCCGGCCCCGGCCCGGCGACTTCCACTATGACGAATCCGAGCTCGCAACCGCCGAGCGCGAGGCGCGGATGCTTGCCCGCCAAGGCGTTGCTGGCGTAGTGCTGGGGGCTTTGCGGCGAGATGGGACGATCGACGTACCCGCAACCAGCAGGCTCATCGCTGCGGTTCTCGATCAATCCGCAGACACCGTCATTACTTTTCACCGGGCCATCGATCATGTGGCTGATCCGATAGCTGCTCTGAAAACGCTTGCTGGTTTGAACGTGCATCGCGTGCTCAGCTCGGGCCAGGCGCATCGAGCAATTGATGGGCTTGCTGTGCTGAAACAAATGAAATCGCTGAATACGGAGGTTGAAATCATGGCTGGCGGCGGTGTTCGGCCCGAAGATATACCGGTATTGATTGGCCGCGCACGGATAGATGCAGTGCATCTATCCGCCAAAATCAGCGGTCCGTCAGTACCGGCGTCGGCTGTTGCCTTGGGCTCAGCCGACCAAGGCGATCCGAATCGTTACTTCATCACCGATGAATCGTTAGTGCGTTCCGCTGCAGAAAATCTCGATAAATAA
- a CDS encoding RNA polymerase sigma factor — MVERALDGDVPAFETLARRYAILMRSYASRLLNSNAEAEDVVQEALVVVWKTLDTLAEPAKVKSWLMRIVSHKSIDLIRKRKDNTDLDDADVAASAAESPERKALAGSQMSALSEALGRLPEAQRRCWTLREIGENSYEEIADQLSMSTTAVRGQLARARATLMKEMEEWR, encoded by the coding sequence TTGGTCGAACGGGCGCTAGATGGAGACGTACCTGCCTTTGAAACACTGGCTCGTCGCTACGCAATATTGATGCGGTCCTATGCCTCTCGCCTGCTGAATTCGAATGCGGAAGCCGAGGACGTAGTCCAGGAAGCACTCGTCGTCGTTTGGAAAACATTGGATACCTTGGCCGAACCGGCAAAGGTCAAAAGCTGGTTGATGCGCATAGTCAGCCATAAAAGTATTGATCTGATCCGTAAACGGAAGGACAATACCGATCTGGACGACGCCGACGTTGCAGCGTCGGCGGCTGAGTCACCAGAACGTAAAGCACTAGCTGGTTCTCAAATGAGCGCACTGTCCGAAGCCTTGGGGCGGCTTCCCGAAGCGCAACGACGATGTTGGACGCTACGGGAAATTGGTGAGAACAGCTACGAAGAAATAGCCGATCAGCTCAGCATGAGCACGACGGCGGTCCGCGGGCAATTGGCCCGAGCAAGAGCTACCCTAATGAAGGAAATGGAGGAATGGCGATGA
- a CDS encoding CsbD family protein, with product MGIEDKAENKLQDLAGNAKEAVGNVTDNNELKAEGKADQAEAGAKDAVENVKDFAADAGANLKAAGEKLLDGFKKKD from the coding sequence ATGGGAATCGAAGATAAAGCAGAAAACAAACTGCAGGACTTGGCCGGAAACGCCAAAGAAGCTGTAGGAAACGTTACTGACAACAACGAGCTCAAGGCAGAAGGCAAAGCTGATCAGGCTGAAGCTGGCGCCAAGGATGCTGTTGAGAACGTCAAAGACTTCGCAGCAGACGCTGGCGCGAACCTCAAAGCGGCAGGCGAGAAGTTGTTGGACGGCTTCAAGAAGAAGGACTAG